Within the Pseudomonas fulva genome, the region GGGCTCACCGCATTAACCCGAACCTCCGGGCCGAGGCTGACGGCCAGCGCATGGGTCAAGGCCACCAGCCCACCCTTGCTGGCCGCATAGGCTTCGCTTTGCGGCTCGGACTGGCTGGCCCGGGTCGAGGCCATATTGACGATGGCACCACCCGAGGCACGCAAGTGCACGGCGCAATGCTTGGCGAGCAGCATCGGCCCGCCAAGGTTGACCGCCAGTACCTGATTCCACTGCACCAGGGACAGGTCTTGCAGCGGGCCGTTATGGGGGCTGGCCACCCCGGCGTTGCACACCAGGGCGTCGAGCCTGCCGAACCGGGCGATGACCGCCGCTACGCCCCTCTCGACCTGAGATTCATCGGCCACATCCATGGCCACGAACATCGCGTTGCCGCCCAGGGCCGCAGCGACCGCGTCGCCCTGGCTGCCCGCCAGGTCGCAGAGCGCCACCCGCCAGCCATGGTTCAGCAGCCAGCGCGCCACGCCCTCACCGATGCCACGGGCAGCGCCGGTAACCAGCGCAACGCGGCCCTGTTCCTCAACAAAGCCCGCGCTCACAGCGCTTGCAGACCGCGGCTCAGGTCAGCCTTGAGGTCGGCGATATCTTCCAGGCCGACCGCGACGCGAATCAGACTGTCACGAATCCCGGCATTCTCGCGCTCCTGCGGCGACAGGCGACCATGGGAAGTCGTGGCCGGATGAGCGATGGTGGTCTTGGTATCACCCAGGTTGGTGGTGATGGAGATCACCCGCGTGGCGTCGATGAATCGCCAGGCCCCCTCCCTGCCGCCCTTGACCTCGAAACTGACCACGGCGCCGAACGCGCTTTGCTGGCGTGCGGCGAGTTCATGCTGCGGATGGCTGGCGAGCCCGGCGTAATGCACCTTCTCGATCCCCTCCTGCTGTTCCAGCCAGCGTGCCAGCTCCAGCGCGCTGCTGCAGTGGGCCTGCATGCGAATGCGCAGGGTCTCCAGGCCCTTGAGGAAGATCCAGGCATTGAACGGGCTGAGGGTCGGCCCGGCGGTGCGCAGAAAGCCCACCACCTCGGTCATCAGCTTGGCGCTGCCGGCCACCACGCCGCCCATGGCACGGCCCTGGCCATCGATGTACTTGGTCGCCGAGTGCATGACGATGTCCGCGCCGAGCTTCAGCGGCTGCTGCAGGGCTGGCGTGCAGAAGCAGTTGTCCACCGCCAGCAGCGCGCCGCGCTCATGGGCGATGGCCGCCAGGGCGGCGATATCGACGAGCTCGGCCAGGGGGTTGGAGGGCGACTCGACGAACAGCAGCCGGGTGTTCGGCTTGAACGCGGCGGCCCAGCCCTCGAGGTCGGCCAGCGGCACATAGTCGACCTGCACGCCAAAGCGCTTGAGGTACTTCTCGAACAGGCTGATGGTCGAGCCGAACACGCTGCGCGAGACCAGCACATGATCGCCAGCGCTGCACAGGCTCATGACGATGGACAGGATCGCCGACATGCCCGACGCCGTAGCGACCGCCTGCTCGGCGCCCTCCATGGCGGCGATACGCTCTTCGAAAGCACGCACCGTGGGGTTGGTGTAACGCGAATAGACGTTACCCGGCACTTCCCCGGCGAAACGCGCCGCGGCATCCCCAGCGGTGCGGAACACATAGCTGGAGGTCGGGAACAGCGCCTCGCTGTGCTCGCCTTCCGGCGTGCGGTGCTGGCCGGCACGGACCGCCAGGGTGTCGAAGCCTACGCCGTCGAGATCGCTGTCGAGCCGACCGGCTTCCCAATCCTGTGTCATATCCTTTTCCTCATCCAGAAAACAGGCCGGGCCCAAAGGGCCCGGTTGTTGAATCATTTAACATCGATCAGTTGTTGTACAGATCGATGATCTCGCTGACCGCTTGCGACTTGGCCTTGTTGCCATCGTTGCGGGCCAGGTCGATGCGATTCAGGTAAGCCTCGTCGACATCGCCGGTGACGTACTCGCCGTCGAATACCGCGCTGTCGAACTGTTCGATCTTGATCTTGCCGCCACCGACCGCTTCCTTCAGGTCGTCGAGATCCTGGTAGACCAGCCAGTCGGCGCCGATCAGCTCGGCCACCTGCTCGGTGGTGCGACCATGGGCGATCAGCTCGTGGGGGCTCGGCATGTCGATGCCGTAGACGTTCGGGTAGCGAACGGCCGGTGCCGCGGAGCAGAAATACACGTTCTTGGCACCGGCTTCGCGGGCCATCTGGATGATCTGCTTGCAGGTGGTGCCGCGCACGATGGAATCGTCGACCAGCATCACGTTCTTGCCGCGGAACTCCAGCTCGATGGCGTTGAGCTTCTGGCGTACCGACTTCTTGCGCGCCGCCTGGCCCGGCATGATGAAGGTCCGGCCGATGTAGCGGTTCTTGACGAAGCCCTCGCGGAACTTGACGCCCAGGTGGTTGGCCAGCTCCAGCGCCGAGGTGCGGCTGGTATCGGGAATCGGGATGACCACGTCGATATCGTGGTCCGGGCGCTCGCGGCGAATCTTGTCGGCGAGCTTCTCGCCCATGCGCAGGCGCGCCTTGTAGACCGACACGCCGTCCATGATGGAGTCGGGGCGCGCCAGGTACACGTGTTCGAAGATGCACGGCTTGAGCTGCGGGTTGGGCGCGCACTGGCGGGTGAACATCTGGCCTTCTTCGGTGATGTACACCGCCTCGCCCGGCGCCAGGTCGCGGATCAGGGTGAAGCCGAGGACGTCCAGGGCGACGCTTTCGGAGGCGATCATGTACTCGACGCCTTCGTCGGTGTGGCGCTGACCGAACACGATCGGGCGAATGCCGTTCGGGTCGCGGAAACCGACGATGCCGTAACCGGTGATCATCGCCACCACGGCATAGCCGCCACGGCAGCGCTTGTGCACGTCCTTGACCGCGGCGAACACGTCCTCTTCGCTGGGGTTGAGCTTGCCGCGCACGGCCAGCTCATGGGCGAATACGTTGAGCAGCACCTCGGAATCGGAGTTGGTGTTGACGTGGCGCAGATCCGATTCGTAGATCTCCTTGGCCAGCTGCTCGACGTTGGTCAGGTTGCCGTTGTGCGCCAGGGTGATGCCGTACGGCGAGTTGACGTAGAACGGCTGGGCCTCGGCCGAGCTGGAGCTGCCCGCGGTCGGGTAGCGCACATGGCCGATGCCCATGTGGCCGACCAGGCGCTGCATGTGGCGCTGCTGGAAGACGTCGCGCACCAGGCCGTTGTCCTTGCGCAGGAACAGGCGCCCTTCATGGCTGGTGACGATACCGGCAGCATCCTGGCCGCGGTGCTGGAGGACGGTGAGGCCGTCATACAGCGCCTGATTGACGTTCGATTTACCGACGATACCGACAATGCCACACATGTGACGCAACCCCTACTCAGTGAAACGACTATTTACCGGTGCCGACAGGAGAAGCCCCCTGCAGCACCTCTTTGAACGGCAGCTCGACCGGCTCGCGTATACCGCTGGCCAGCCACTCGCTGGACACACCCAATATGAGGTTCTTCGACCAATCTGCAACCAGCAGAAAATGCGGCAGCAAGGCCGACTGCTGCCACCAGCTGTCCTGCTGCACCGGCCCCAGGCTGAGCAGCCCGACCGCCACCACGACCAGCAAGGCCCCGCGGGCGGCGCCGAACACCATGCCCAGGAAGCGATCGGTGCCGGACAGGCCGGTGACCCGGATCAGCTCGCCGATCAGGTAGTTGATCAGCGCACCGACCAGCAGCGTCAACACGAACAAGATCACGCAGGCAGCGATGACGCGGGCGGACGGGGTTTCGATATAGGCGCCCAGGTGCTGCGACAGCGCGCCGCCGAACATCCAGGCGACCACGCCGGCGATGATCCAGGTGACGAGCGACAGGGCTTCCTTGACGAAGCCTCTGCTCAGACTGATCAGACTCGAAACGGCGATGATGGCGATGATCGCCCAATCGACCCAGGTGAATGCCACGATGCAGGCTACCGATGGAAGAGGCGCTGCATTTTAGCAGAGCCCTGCCCATCGGTTAAGCGCGGATGCGTGCGATGCGTCAGTTGCTTTCCGGCTGGAAGCGCACCACGAAGCCATTGAGCTTGTGCTGACGGTTGAGCTGGTCACGCAGGCGATCGGCCTCGACACGCTCGACCAGTGGCCCGACGAACACCCGGTTCATGCCATCGGCCGTGCGGATATAGGCGTTGTAGCCCTGGGCGCGCAGGGTCTTCTGCAGCGTTTCGGCGCCCGGACGGCTGGACAGGCTGGCCAGTTGCACCGACCAGCTGACCGGCAGGCTGTTGACGTCCAGACGCTCGACCGGCGCCTTTTGCGGCGGCGGCGCCACCTCGGCCGGTTTGCTCGGCGTAGGCTGGGCAGCCGGAGGCGGCGTGGGCGCTGGTGGCTCGCTGGCCGGCAGCTCGACGATGGGCTGCTCGACCGGCGCCTGGGCTTGCGCCTGCTCGGCCGGCGCGCCGTCACCCGGCACCGGCTCCTGAGGCAGCTCCTGGGGATCGGGCACGATCACCGGCTGCATTTCGATCTCCGGGGTGACCGGTTTGGCGGGAATGCTCGGCGCATCGACCACCACGTGCCGCAGCTCGTCGGGACGGGAAAGCAGCATCGGCAGGAAAATCACCGCCAACGCGACCAGTACCAGTGCGCCGACGATACGTTGCTTGGTTCCACTATCCAGCATTGCCATCCTGCACATCCTCCTGGGCGTAGCGCTCCAGCCACATCAGGGCTTCGGCCACGCAGAAAAAAGACCCAAAGAGCAGAATTTCATCCCCTGCCGCGGCACGTTCGCACTGCGCTTCGAGGGCGCTGGCGACATCGCCATGGGCCTCGACCTGGGCACCACGGGATACCAGGTGCGCCTGCAGCTCGGCGGCAGGACGCGAGCGCTCGCTGGGCAGGGTCGTCACCGCCCAATGGGCGATATCGGCCAGCAGCGGCGTCACCACGCCGGGCAGCTCCTTGTCGGCCAACAGGCCGAATACCGCCAGGCGCCGCCCGGCACAGGCGCGCGCCTGCAGCCGACCGGCGAGAAACTGCGCGGCATGGGGATTGTGCCCCACGTCGAGCAACAGAGTGAGGGACTTGCCGCGCCAGTTCAAGTGACGACGATCCAGGCGACCGGTCACCCGGGTGGCCTGCAGGGCATCGGCGATTTTCTCGGCGTCCCAGGGCAGGTCGAGCAAGGCGTAGGCCTGCAGCGCCAGCGCGGCGTTTTCCATGGGCAGGTCGAGCAGCGGCAGGTCGTCCAGGCGCAGCACCTCGCCAACAGCCGTGAGCCCGTACCAGCTCCAACCCGACTCGTTGACGCTCAGGTCGAAATCCCGGCAACGCAGGAACAATGGCGAATCGAGTTCGGCGACTCGCTCGAGCAGCGGCAGCGGCGGATCGAAATCACCACACAGCGCCGGTTTGCCTGGCCGCATGATGCCGGCCTTCTCGAAGGCCACCGACTCCCGGGTATCGCCCAGCCAGTCGGCATGGTCGACACCGATGCTGGTGATCAGCGCGAGATCGGCATCGATCAGGTTGACCGCGTCCAGGCGCCCGCCCAGGCCGACTTCGAGCACCGCCACATCCAGCCTGGCGCGCTCGAACAGCCAGAACGCGGCCAGGGTGCCCATCTCGAAATAGGTCAGCGAGGTGTCGCCACGGGCCGCCTCGACGGCCGTGAAGGCCTCGCAGAGGCCGGCATCGCTGGCCTGCTCGCCATCGATCTGCACCCGCTCGTTGTAACGCAGCAGGTGCGGCGAGCTGTACACCCCGACCTTCAGGCCCTGGGCGCGCAGCAGCGACGCGACAAAGGCACAGGTCGAGCCCTTGCCATTGGTGCCGGTGACGGTGATCACCCGCGGCGCCGGTCGGCCAAGGCCGAGGCGTGCCGCGACCTCGCGGGAGCGCTCCAGGCCCATGTCGATGGCGCTTGGATGCAGACGCTCCAGGTACGCCAGCCACTCGGCCAGGGAGCGCTGGGTCATGCGCTGACCGGCAGGGCAGCAGGGGACGGCTGGTGAGTGAACTGCGCCAGCAGGCGGGCCAGGCGCGGACGCAGCTCGGCACGATGGATGATCATGTCGATGGCGCCGTGCTCGATGAGGAACTCGCTGCGCTGGAAGCCTTCGGGCAGCTTCTCGCGAACGGTCTGCTCGATCACCCGCGGGCCGGCGAAGCCGATCAGCGCCTTGGGCTCGGCGACGATCACGTCACCCAGCATCGCCAGGCTGGCGGAAACGCCGCCATACACCGGGTCGGTCAGCACCGACACGAAGGGAATGCCCTCTTCACGCAGGCGCGCCAGTACTGCCGAGGTCTTGGCCATCTGCATCAGCGAGATCAGCGCTTCCTGCATGCGCGCGCCACCGGAGGCGGCGAAGCAGATGAACGGGCAGCGCTTTTCCAGGGCCACGTTGGCGGCCTGCACGAAACGCTCACCGACGATGGCACCCATGGAACCGCCCATGAAGGCGAACTCGAATGCGCAGGCCACCACCGGCATGCCTTCCAGGCTGCCGCTCATGGCAATCAGCGCGTCCTTCTCACCGGTCTGCTTCTGGGCAGCCACCAGGCGGTCCTTGTACTTCTTGCTGTCGCGGAATTTCAGGCGGTCGGACGGTTCCAGATCGGCACCGATCTCCTCACGGCCATCGGCATCCAGGAAGATGTTCAGGCGGGCGCGGGCGTCGATGCGCATGTGGTGGTTGCACTTGGGGCAAACGTCCAGGGTCTTTTCCAGCTCCGGCTTGTACAGCACCGCTTCGCAGGATGGGCACTTGTGCCACAGGCCTTCAGGTACCGAACTCTTCTTGACCTCGGAACGCATGATCGAGGGGATCAGTTTGTCTACCAGCCAGTTGCTCATGCTCTCAATTCTCCAACGCTGTAGGCTTCAACATGCTTGCTGCACATGACAAGCGAATTCACAAAGTGGTCGCCGCCGGGGCCGGCCTGCTGCCCGCCACCTGCTTCGACCACGAAAAAAGCGCGCACTGTTGGCGGCGATAGCAGTATGGACGGCTCGCTGCGCGGCGCCGTCACATCGAGTCTCCAACCGCACGCACCGCGCGCACGAAGTTCTCGACCTTGGCGGCATCCTTGATGCCCTTGCTCGCTTCGACACCGCCGCTGACATCCACGGCATAGGGGCGCACCTGAGCGATGGCCGCCGCCACGTTGCCGGGCGTCAGGCCGCCGGCGAGGATCACCGGCTTGCTCAGGTTCGCCGGCACCAGCGCCCAGTCGAAGGGCTGCCCGGTGCCACCGGGCACACCGTCCACGAAGGTATCGAGGAGCACGGCGCGGGCGCCCGGGTAGGCATCCACCAGCGCGGCGACGTCATCGCCCGCGCGTACACGCAGCGCCTTGATGTACGGCCGGCCCAGCGCCTCGCACGCCGCCGGGCTTTCGTCGCCGTGAAATTGCAGGAGATCCAGGGGGACGGCGGCCAGCACCGCTTCGATGTCGCGCGGCGGCATGTCGACGAACAGGCCGACGGTGGTCACGAATGGCGGCAGGCCGGCGACGATGGCTTGCGCCTGCTCGACCGAGACCGCCCGCGGGCTGGGCGCATAGAACACCAGCCCGATGGCATCGGCGCCCGCCGCCACGGCAGCCAGCCCATCCTCGAGACGGGTAATCCCACAGATCTTGCTGCGAACGACTGACAAAAGACGAATACCTCCGCGAAAGGCCGGATGGTAACAAATGACCGGCCAGGGCGCGCCATTAATTGCTGCGCGCCGCCACGTCCTCGAGACCGGACAGGAAGTGCGGCCCCAGGTAACGGGTCGGCAGGTCGAATTCCTCTGGGTAGTCCACCTGTACCAGATACA harbors:
- the folC gene encoding bifunctional tetrahydrofolate synthase/dihydrofolate synthase, which translates into the protein MTQRSLAEWLAYLERLHPSAIDMGLERSREVAARLGLGRPAPRVITVTGTNGKGSTCAFVASLLRAQGLKVGVYSSPHLLRYNERVQIDGEQASDAGLCEAFTAVEAARGDTSLTYFEMGTLAAFWLFERARLDVAVLEVGLGGRLDAVNLIDADLALITSIGVDHADWLGDTRESVAFEKAGIMRPGKPALCGDFDPPLPLLERVAELDSPLFLRCRDFDLSVNESGWSWYGLTAVGEVLRLDDLPLLDLPMENAALALQAYALLDLPWDAEKIADALQATRVTGRLDRRHLNWRGKSLTLLLDVGHNPHAAQFLAGRLQARACAGRRLAVFGLLADKELPGVVTPLLADIAHWAVTTLPSERSRPAAELQAHLVSRGAQVEAHGDVASALEAQCERAAAGDEILLFGSFFCVAEALMWLERYAQEDVQDGNAG
- the accD gene encoding acetyl-CoA carboxylase, carboxyltransferase subunit beta; this translates as MSNWLVDKLIPSIMRSEVKKSSVPEGLWHKCPSCEAVLYKPELEKTLDVCPKCNHHMRIDARARLNIFLDADGREEIGADLEPSDRLKFRDSKKYKDRLVAAQKQTGEKDALIAMSGSLEGMPVVACAFEFAFMGGSMGAIVGERFVQAANVALEKRCPFICFAASGGARMQEALISLMQMAKTSAVLARLREEGIPFVSVLTDPVYGGVSASLAMLGDVIVAEPKALIGFAGPRVIEQTVREKLPEGFQRSEFLIEHGAIDMIIHRAELRPRLARLLAQFTHQPSPAALPVSA
- the purF gene encoding amidophosphoribosyltransferase, yielding MCGIVGIVGKSNVNQALYDGLTVLQHRGQDAAGIVTSHEGRLFLRKDNGLVRDVFQQRHMQRLVGHMGIGHVRYPTAGSSSSAEAQPFYVNSPYGITLAHNGNLTNVEQLAKEIYESDLRHVNTNSDSEVLLNVFAHELAVRGKLNPSEEDVFAAVKDVHKRCRGGYAVVAMITGYGIVGFRDPNGIRPIVFGQRHTDEGVEYMIASESVALDVLGFTLIRDLAPGEAVYITEEGQMFTRQCAPNPQLKPCIFEHVYLARPDSIMDGVSVYKARLRMGEKLADKIRRERPDHDIDVVIPIPDTSRTSALELANHLGVKFREGFVKNRYIGRTFIMPGQAARKKSVRQKLNAIELEFRGKNVMLVDDSIVRGTTCKQIIQMAREAGAKNVYFCSAAPAVRYPNVYGIDMPSPHELIAHGRTTEQVAELIGADWLVYQDLDDLKEAVGGGKIKIEQFDSAVFDGEYVTGDVDEAYLNRIDLARNDGNKAKSQAVSEIIDLYNN
- a CDS encoding CvpA family protein, whose translation is MAFTWVDWAIIAIIAVSSLISLSRGFVKEALSLVTWIIAGVVAWMFGGALSQHLGAYIETPSARVIAACVILFVLTLLVGALINYLIGELIRVTGLSGTDRFLGMVFGAARGALLVVVAVGLLSLGPVQQDSWWQQSALLPHFLLVADWSKNLILGVSSEWLASGIREPVELPFKEVLQGASPVGTGK
- a CDS encoding O-succinylhomoserine sulfhydrylase, which produces MTQDWEAGRLDSDLDGVGFDTLAVRAGQHRTPEGEHSEALFPTSSYVFRTAGDAAARFAGEVPGNVYSRYTNPTVRAFEERIAAMEGAEQAVATASGMSAILSIVMSLCSAGDHVLVSRSVFGSTISLFEKYLKRFGVQVDYVPLADLEGWAAAFKPNTRLLFVESPSNPLAELVDIAALAAIAHERGALLAVDNCFCTPALQQPLKLGADIVMHSATKYIDGQGRAMGGVVAGSAKLMTEVVGFLRTAGPTLSPFNAWIFLKGLETLRIRMQAHCSSALELARWLEQQEGIEKVHYAGLASHPQHELAARQQSAFGAVVSFEVKGGREGAWRFIDATRVISITTNLGDTKTTIAHPATTSHGRLSPQERENAGIRDSLIRVAVGLEDIADLKADLSRGLQAL
- a CDS encoding SPOR domain-containing protein, with the translated sequence MAMLDSGTKQRIVGALVLVALAVIFLPMLLSRPDELRHVVVDAPSIPAKPVTPEIEMQPVIVPDPQELPQEPVPGDGAPAEQAQAQAPVEQPIVELPASEPPAPTPPPAAQPTPSKPAEVAPPPQKAPVERLDVNSLPVSWSVQLASLSSRPGAETLQKTLRAQGYNAYIRTADGMNRVFVGPLVERVEADRLRDQLNRQHKLNGFVVRFQPESN
- a CDS encoding phosphoribosylanthranilate isomerase, with product MSVVRSKICGITRLEDGLAAVAAGADAIGLVFYAPSPRAVSVEQAQAIVAGLPPFVTTVGLFVDMPPRDIEAVLAAVPLDLLQFHGDESPAACEALGRPYIKALRVRAGDDVAALVDAYPGARAVLLDTFVDGVPGGTGQPFDWALVPANLSKPVILAGGLTPGNVAAAIAQVRPYAVDVSGGVEASKGIKDAAKVENFVRAVRAVGDSM
- a CDS encoding SDR family oxidoreductase, with translation MSAGFVEEQGRVALVTGAARGIGEGVARWLLNHGWRVALCDLAGSQGDAVAAALGGNAMFVAMDVADESQVERGVAAVIARFGRLDALVCNAGVASPHNGPLQDLSLVQWNQVLAVNLGGPMLLAKHCAVHLRASGGAIVNMASTRASQSEPQSEAYAASKGGLVALTHALAVSLGPEVRVNAVSPGWIDSRAAAQRASEPLSAEDHAQHPVGRVGQVEDVAALVAWLLSAEAGFVTGQEFVTDGGMTRKMIYR